The Campylobacter sp. CN_NE2 genome contains a region encoding:
- a CDS encoding nitroreductase family protein: MQEIMKSRYSCRKFSGEKVGDEVMREIVDLTRLSPSSCGLEPWKFMVVSNGDELQKLGEICNNQPQVKNCSHAVIIIARNDLKVGEAYLDKCVRRRATTSEKYDAAMAYFRDKFKDMDEKAMTNYASKQCYLACANLVNIAESFGVKSCIIAGFDKEKLTKYVRNEANLNENFTPILVVALGKGENIKFPHTRHQLDDVLIWK; the protein is encoded by the coding sequence ATGCAAGAAATTATGAAAAGTCGTTATAGTTGTCGCAAATTTAGTGGCGAAAAAGTGGGCGATGAAGTTATGCGAGAAATCGTGGATTTGACGCGATTAAGTCCTAGTTCGTGTGGTTTGGAGCCGTGGAAATTTATGGTTGTTTCGAACGGCGATGAGTTGCAAAAATTAGGCGAAATTTGCAATAACCAACCGCAGGTTAAAAATTGTTCTCATGCCGTGATTATCATCGCTAGAAATGATTTGAAAGTAGGTGAAGCATATTTGGATAAGTGCGTTCGCCGTCGTGCTACCACGAGCGAAAAATATGATGCTGCAATGGCGTATTTTAGGGATAAATTTAAAGATATGGACGAAAAAGCGATGACAAATTATGCTTCAAAGCAGTGCTATTTGGCGTGTGCAAATTTGGTAAATATCGCCGAGAGCTTTGGCGTGAAAAGTTGTATTATAGCTGGTTTTGATAAGGAAAAATTGACAAAATATGTCAGAAATGAAGCAAATTTAAATGAAAATTTTACGCCGATTTTAGTCGTCGCTCTTGGCAAAGGCGAAAATATCAAATTTCCACATACAAGACACCAACTAGATGATGTTTTGATTTGGAAGTGA